The Ficedula albicollis isolate OC2 chromosome 6, FicAlb1.5, whole genome shotgun sequence genome has a window encoding:
- the LOC101809983 gene encoding uncharacterized protein LOC101809983: MESRSNWHGLNPSDVAGGLNRAYHASLTRQDGEEEEDAAPRQNYISTHKRHKKEDSHSWVGHSSLGGHPLIFRDTREEEDSTIPKKPWSPRSPDLALVSGELLETAFDDHQQLLEADKGLRTFTDHVERALRMDCHLPQLKEACAKMVSKTRLLLNLLSERQENQGASDDRNHCRVQENMIIHMALGKGKKLTRKKLEVLLYVITSVFLLAFFVIAFLILKCISQDSAQGASQPAWLDCLTRGSPSILDGPLVIVPAPEVQGLHRVV; this comes from the exons ATGGAGTCGCGTTCAAACTGGCACGGATTAAACCCCTCGGATGTAGCTGGTGGATTAAACCGTGCTTACCATGCCTCTCTCACTAGACAAGAcggagaggaggaggaagatgcagctcccaggcagaACTACATTAGCACACACAAACGGCACAAGAAGGAGGACAGCCACTCTTGGGTTGGACATTCCTCTCTAGGCGGGCACCCCCTGATCTTCCGTGACACCAGAGAGGAGGAAGACTCCACGATCCCCAAAAAACCTTGGAGCCCCCGGAGTCCAGACCTTGCGCTGGTGTCAGGAGAACTCTTGGAAACGGCGTTTGATGATCACCAGCAGCTTCTGGAGGCAGACAAAGGCCTGCGAACGTTCACGGACCACGTGGAGCGGGCCCTGAGGATGGACTGCCACCTGCCCCAGCTGAAGGAGGCCTGTGCCAAGATGGTCTCAAAGACCAGGCTGCTTCTAAACCTGCTCAGTGAGAGGCAAGAGAACCAGGGAGCCTCTGACGACAGGAACCACTGTCGTGTGCAGGAGAACATGATCATTCACATGGCCTTGGGGAAGGGCAAGAAACTCACAAGGAAG AAACTAGAGGTGCTGCTGTATGTGATCACGTCTGTGTTTTTGCTGGCTTTCTTCGTCATCGCTTTTCTGATACTGAAGTGTATCTCCCAG GACAGTGCCCAGGGAGCCTCTCAACCAGCGTGGCTGGACTGTCTCACCCGGGGCAGCCCCTCCATCCTGGATGGACCTTTGGTCATTGTCCCGGCCCCAGAGGTGCAGGGCCTGCACCGTGTTGTGTAG